The following coding sequences lie in one Mycobacterium sp. Z3061 genomic window:
- a CDS encoding TetR/AcrR family transcriptional regulator C-terminal domain-containing protein: protein MRARFTVSDIAAAALRIVDRDGLGGLSMRSLATALGTGPMTLYNYVRDRGELEELVAEAVIAEVKVPATSEDWCADVRGIALAIWEAVRRHPNAVPLVLTRRTVSASSYVAADRLIGALKRAGLADDDLLASFRAVLGLVMGSAQAELAGPLSGDGREREQTAVAARIGGLAGTEHPHIAALAQVSQRSTAAADFERGLAILLAGIKSLGSGHPTAVD, encoded by the coding sequence GTGCGGGCACGCTTCACGGTCTCGGACATCGCCGCGGCCGCTTTGCGGATCGTCGACCGCGACGGCTTGGGTGGGTTGAGCATGCGGTCGTTGGCAACCGCCCTGGGCACCGGCCCGATGACGCTCTACAACTACGTCAGGGACCGCGGTGAACTCGAGGAGCTCGTCGCCGAAGCGGTCATCGCCGAAGTGAAAGTCCCTGCGACATCCGAAGATTGGTGCGCCGACGTGCGTGGGATCGCGTTGGCGATCTGGGAGGCGGTACGACGGCATCCCAACGCCGTGCCGCTGGTACTCACCCGCCGCACCGTTTCGGCGTCGAGTTATGTGGCAGCAGACCGGTTGATCGGTGCGCTCAAGCGCGCGGGACTCGCCGACGACGACCTGCTGGCGAGCTTCCGGGCCGTGCTCGGGTTGGTCATGGGCAGCGCTCAGGCCGAACTGGCCGGCCCGTTGTCCGGGGACGGCCGCGAGCGTGAGCAGACCGCGGTTGCGGCGCGCATCGGCGGACTGGCCGGTACCGAACACCCGCACATCGCAGCCTTGGCGCAGGTCAGCCAGAGATCGACAGCGGCGGCCGACTTCGAACGCGGCTTAGCGATCTTGCTGGCGGGCATCAAATCCCTGGGAAGCGGTCACCCGACGGCGGTAGACTGA
- a CDS encoding alpha/beta fold hydrolase, producing MTNPTEFLSHGTRCAAWLTRPSGPGPHPAVILAHGLGANHTMALSRYERHFAAAGIATLAFDYRNLGASDGTPRQRLSLRRHRQDIAAAVEYVSGLPEVDAGRIALWGTSLGAMHVLRVAADRRDIAAVVVQCPIVDGPATLRRLGLAATLRIGPAIAADIIRAALGRGRRYVPIVGPPGSLAAVTVAGAQDGWDSTVDPGGTFDNRITASSVVEIVVSTAKRAARNITAPLLVCVSRRENLMDSRHAEEVARRARRGTARHYDGDHFQIYHPPLLSQLLADQTAFLREHLDVA from the coding sequence ATGACTAACCCCACCGAATTTCTGTCGCACGGCACACGCTGCGCTGCGTGGCTCACCCGCCCGTCCGGCCCGGGCCCGCATCCGGCGGTCATCCTGGCTCACGGACTGGGGGCCAACCACACCATGGCGCTCTCTCGCTACGAGCGGCATTTCGCCGCGGCGGGGATAGCCACTTTGGCTTTCGACTACCGCAATCTCGGAGCCTCCGACGGCACCCCGCGGCAGCGGCTCAGCCTGCGCCGTCATCGCCAGGACATCGCGGCAGCGGTCGAATATGTCAGTGGCCTGCCCGAGGTCGACGCGGGCCGGATCGCGCTGTGGGGAACGAGCCTGGGGGCCATGCACGTCCTGCGGGTAGCGGCCGACCGACGCGACATCGCCGCGGTGGTGGTGCAGTGTCCCATCGTCGACGGTCCGGCGACGCTACGGCGACTCGGCCTCGCGGCGACGCTCCGGATCGGGCCTGCGATCGCGGCGGACATCATCCGGGCCGCGCTGGGACGTGGGCGCCGATACGTCCCGATCGTCGGGCCGCCGGGAAGTCTCGCCGCGGTCACCGTGGCCGGAGCTCAGGACGGCTGGGACTCGACGGTGGATCCCGGCGGCACGTTCGACAACCGCATCACCGCGTCCAGTGTCGTCGAGATCGTGGTCAGCACGGCCAAGCGCGCGGCCCGCAACATCACGGCGCCCCTGCTGGTGTGTGTCTCGCGACGGGAGAATCTGATGGATTCCCGTCATGCCGAGGAGGTGGCCCGCCGCGCCCGGCGTGGCACTGCGCGGCACTACGACGGTGACCATTTCCAGATCTACCATCCACCGCTGCTGAGCCAGTTGCTCGCCGACCAGACCGCATTCCTGCGGGAGCATCTCGATGTCGCGTGA
- a CDS encoding maleylpyruvate isomerase family mycothiol-dependent enzyme: MSREMSARELLSANDLRFLDVARSLPDAEWAQPSLCTEWSNHEVLAHLVLGYRMSLRELTVGIISHRCSFDRANTAAAVDLARRHSPTELVDRYATLIHQPRGVGRVFPRPLLLGDHVIHELDIILALGRRPGIGLTTLAAVLNTQVRVPNPFVPAAARARGLKLQASDTDWTYGAGASTVTGTAAHLASVLAGRPWALDKLSGDGVDELRERVSAA; encoded by the coding sequence ATGTCGCGTGAAATGTCGGCGCGTGAATTGTTGTCCGCGAACGACCTTCGATTCCTCGACGTGGCCCGCAGCCTGCCCGACGCTGAGTGGGCACAACCCAGTCTGTGTACTGAGTGGAGCAATCACGAGGTGCTCGCCCACCTGGTGCTGGGATACCGAATGTCACTGCGGGAGTTGACCGTCGGGATAATCAGCCATCGCTGCTCGTTCGATCGGGCGAACACCGCGGCGGCCGTGGATCTGGCACGGCGGCACAGTCCGACCGAATTGGTCGACCGGTATGCGACGTTGATCCACCAACCCCGGGGCGTCGGCCGGGTGTTTCCGCGACCTCTGCTGTTGGGCGATCACGTGATTCACGAACTCGATATCATCCTCGCGCTGGGCCGGCGCCCGGGCATCGGACTCACGACGTTGGCCGCGGTGCTCAATACACAAGTGCGGGTGCCGAATCCGTTCGTGCCCGCGGCAGCCCGGGCGCGCGGCCTGAAACTTCAGGCCAGCGACACCGATTGGACCTACGGCGCGGGCGCGTCGACGGTCACAGGTACCGCCGCACATCTGGCGTCGGTGCTGGCTGGGCGTCCGTGGGCGCTGGACAAGCTGAGCGGCGACGGTGTCGACGAATTGCGCGAGCGGGTGTCAGCGGCCTAG
- a CDS encoding nuclear transport factor 2 family protein, producing MSDAAHDLSLVFDEHVVSEFVTKDVAATMATMTADPFVNHVPTMMGGVGAAAVADFYARYFIGHWPEDTAITPVSRTVGADRVVEEMVISFTHDIAMPTFLPGVAPTGRPVRLPLVVVMGFEGPRVAYERIYWDQASLLVQIGLLDETSLPVAGVAQAHKVLDKDLPSNSLLGR from the coding sequence ATGAGTGACGCCGCGCACGATCTGAGCCTGGTTTTCGATGAGCACGTGGTTAGCGAGTTCGTCACCAAGGACGTGGCCGCGACCATGGCGACCATGACGGCCGATCCGTTCGTCAACCACGTTCCCACCATGATGGGTGGGGTCGGCGCCGCGGCGGTGGCCGACTTCTATGCCAGGTACTTCATCGGGCACTGGCCCGAGGACACCGCCATCACGCCGGTCTCGCGTACCGTCGGCGCCGACCGGGTGGTCGAAGAGATGGTCATCTCGTTCACGCACGACATCGCGATGCCGACCTTTCTTCCCGGCGTGGCGCCCACCGGTCGTCCGGTCCGGCTTCCGCTGGTGGTGGTGATGGGCTTCGAAGGGCCCCGGGTGGCATACGAGCGGATCTATTGGGATCAAGCCTCGCTGCTGGTGCAGATCGGCCTGCTGGACGAGACGTCGCTGCCGGTCGCCGGCGTCGCTCAAGCGCACAAGGTGCTGGACAAGGATCTGCCGTCCAACTCCCTACTAGGCCGCTGA
- a CDS encoding 16S rRNA (uracil(1498)-N(3))-methyltransferase produces MVATLFYVDALPDVGGLAVVDGDEGFHAATVRRIRPGEELVLGDGVGGLARCVVEQAGREGLRARVQSRWTLGDNAPPVTVVQALPKSERSELAVELATEAGADAFVAWRAARCVANWEGARVDKGLRRWRAVARSAARQSRRAHIPPVEGVLSTKALTERVHIEVAAGGVVLALHESATARIADVALTEANSVMLVVGPEGGIAPEEVSALTGAGAVTVRLGPTVLRTSTAAAVALGALGVLTSRWDAPPLDGGRNGHE; encoded by the coding sequence GTGGTAGCCACGCTGTTCTACGTCGATGCGCTGCCCGACGTCGGCGGCCTGGCCGTGGTGGACGGCGACGAAGGCTTCCACGCGGCCACCGTCCGGCGGATTCGTCCCGGCGAGGAGTTGGTGCTCGGTGACGGTGTCGGCGGGCTGGCCCGGTGCGTGGTGGAACAAGCCGGGCGCGAAGGACTTCGGGCGCGGGTGCAGTCCCGCTGGACTCTCGGGGACAACGCCCCCCCGGTGACCGTGGTGCAGGCGCTGCCCAAATCCGAACGGTCGGAGCTTGCCGTCGAATTGGCCACCGAGGCCGGTGCCGACGCATTCGTGGCATGGCGGGCGGCGCGCTGTGTCGCCAATTGGGAAGGCGCGCGTGTCGACAAGGGCCTGCGCCGGTGGCGGGCGGTGGCGCGTTCGGCCGCGCGCCAGTCCCGTCGGGCACACATCCCTCCGGTGGAGGGGGTGCTGTCCACCAAGGCGCTGACCGAGCGGGTACACATCGAGGTCGCCGCCGGCGGGGTAGTGCTGGCGCTGCACGAATCGGCGACCGCGCGGATCGCCGATGTGGCTCTTACAGAAGCCAATTCGGTGATGCTCGTGGTCGGACCCGAGGGCGGAATCGCACCGGAGGAGGTCAGCGCACTGACCGGCGCGGGCGCGGTCACGGTGCGGTTGGGCCCCACCGTGCTGCGCACCTCGACCGCCGCGGCGGTGGCGCTGGGCGCCCTGGGCGTGCTGACCTCGCGCTGGGACGCACCACCGCTCGACGGCGGAAGGAACGGTCATGAGTGA
- the dnaJ gene encoding molecular chaperone DnaJ yields MARDYYGLLGVSKGANDAEIKRAYRKLARELHPDVNPDEEAQARFKDISVAYEVLSDPEKRRIVDLGGDPLENAAAGGGGFGGFGGLGDVFEAFFGGGGGFGGGAGRGPIGRVRPGSDSLLRMRLDLEECATGVTKQVTVDTAVLCDRCQGKGTNGDSAPVPCDTCAGRGEVQTVQRSLLGQMLTSRPCPTCRGVGVVIPDPCYQCMGDGRVRARRDITVKIPAGVAEGMRVRLAAQGEVGPGGGPAGDLYVEVHEQAHDIFAREGDDLHCTVSVPMVDAALGVSVSLDAILDGTSEIVIPPGTQPGAVITLRGRGMPHLRSSTRGDLHVHVEVVVPTRLDHHDTELLRELKNRRNRDVAEVRSSHANNGGLFSRLRETFTGR; encoded by the coding sequence GTGGCACGCGATTACTACGGGCTACTCGGCGTCAGCAAAGGCGCCAACGACGCGGAGATCAAGCGCGCCTACCGCAAGCTGGCGCGCGAACTGCACCCCGACGTCAATCCCGACGAGGAAGCGCAGGCGCGATTCAAGGACATCAGCGTCGCCTACGAGGTGCTGAGCGATCCGGAGAAGCGCCGCATCGTCGACCTGGGCGGCGATCCGCTGGAGAACGCTGCCGCCGGCGGCGGCGGGTTCGGCGGCTTCGGCGGCCTGGGTGACGTCTTCGAGGCGTTCTTCGGCGGCGGCGGGGGCTTCGGCGGCGGCGCGGGCCGAGGTCCGATCGGCCGGGTACGGCCGGGTTCGGACTCGCTGCTGCGGATGCGGCTGGATCTCGAGGAGTGCGCAACCGGGGTCACCAAGCAGGTCACCGTCGACACCGCGGTGCTGTGCGACCGGTGCCAGGGCAAAGGCACCAACGGCGATTCCGCGCCGGTGCCCTGCGACACCTGCGCGGGCCGCGGCGAGGTGCAGACCGTCCAGCGCTCGCTGCTGGGGCAGATGCTGACCTCGCGCCCGTGCCCGACCTGTCGCGGTGTGGGTGTGGTTATTCCCGATCCCTGCTACCAGTGCATGGGCGACGGCCGGGTGCGTGCGCGCCGGGACATCACCGTCAAGATCCCGGCCGGCGTCGCCGAGGGCATGCGGGTGCGGCTGGCCGCGCAGGGTGAGGTGGGCCCCGGCGGTGGACCGGCCGGCGACCTCTATGTCGAGGTGCACGAGCAGGCCCACGACATCTTCGCCCGGGAGGGCGACGACCTGCACTGCACGGTGTCGGTGCCGATGGTCGACGCCGCACTGGGCGTCAGCGTCAGCCTGGACGCCATCCTGGACGGAACCAGCGAGATCGTCATACCCCCCGGAACCCAGCCGGGCGCGGTGATCACACTGCGTGGCCGCGGGATGCCGCATCTGCGGTCCAGCACCCGCGGCGACCTGCACGTGCACGTCGAGGTGGTGGTTCCCACCAGGCTGGACCACCACGACACCGAACTGCTGCGCGAACTGAAGAACCGCCGCAACCGCGACGTGGCCGAGGTCCGCTCCTCGCACGCGAACAACGGCGGCCTCTTCAGCCGCCTGCGCGAGACCTTCACCGGCCGCTGA
- the hrcA gene encoding heat-inducible transcriptional repressor HrcA, translating into MGSADERRFQVLHAIVADFVSTHEPIGSKSLVERHNLGVSSATIRNDMAVLEAEGYITQPHTSSGRVPTEKGYREFVDRLDDVKPLSSAERRAIQGFLESGVDLDDVLRRAVRLLAQLTRQVAVVQYPTLSTSTVRHLEVIALTPARLLMVVITDSGRVDQRIVELGDVIDDHQLSQLREMLGQALVGKRLAAASVAVADLAGRLHGGDGLGDAVGRSATVLLESLVEHTEERLLLGGTANLTRNAADFGGSLRSILEALEEQVVVLRLLAAQQEAGKVTVRIGHETEAEQMAGTSMVSTAYGTNDTVYGGMGVLGPTRMDYPGTMASVAAVAMYIGEVLGAR; encoded by the coding sequence ATGGGTAGCGCTGACGAGCGTCGCTTTCAGGTGTTGCACGCCATCGTCGCCGACTTCGTCTCCACCCATGAACCCATCGGTTCCAAGTCGCTGGTAGAACGCCACAATCTGGGCGTTTCCAGCGCGACCATCCGCAACGACATGGCGGTGCTCGAGGCCGAGGGCTACATCACCCAGCCGCACACCAGCTCCGGGCGGGTCCCCACCGAGAAGGGCTACCGCGAGTTCGTCGACCGCCTCGACGACGTCAAACCGCTCTCGTCCGCGGAACGGCGCGCGATCCAGGGCTTCCTCGAGTCCGGCGTCGACCTCGATGACGTGCTGCGTCGCGCCGTACGGCTACTGGCGCAGTTGACCCGCCAGGTGGCTGTGGTGCAGTACCCGACGCTGTCCACCTCGACCGTCCGCCACCTGGAAGTGATCGCGCTGACCCCGGCCCGGCTGCTGATGGTGGTGATCACCGACTCCGGCCGGGTGGACCAGCGCATCGTCGAACTCGGCGACGTCATCGACGACCACCAGCTCTCCCAACTGCGGGAGATGCTCGGCCAGGCGTTGGTCGGCAAGCGGCTCGCAGCGGCCTCGGTCGCGGTGGCCGATCTCGCCGGACGGCTGCACGGCGGGGACGGACTCGGAGATGCCGTCGGGCGTTCCGCGACGGTGTTGCTCGAATCGCTGGTCGAACACACTGAAGAACGCCTGCTGTTGGGCGGCACCGCGAACCTGACCCGTAATGCCGCCGATTTCGGGGGCTCGCTGCGCTCCATCCTGGAGGCGCTGGAGGAACAGGTCGTGGTGCTGCGGCTACTGGCGGCCCAGCAGGAGGCGGGCAAGGTCACGGTGCGCATCGGCCACGAGACGGAGGCCGAGCAGATGGCCGGCACCTCGATGGTGTCCACCGCCTACGGCACCAACGACACGGTCTACGGCGGCATGGGTGTGTTGGGACCCACCCGCATGGACTATCCGGGAACTATGGCCAGTGTTGCCGCGGTTGCTATGTATATCGGCGAAGTTCTGGGTGCTCGATGA
- a CDS encoding type II toxin-antitoxin system VapB family antitoxin, which translates to MIFKGVRDGKPYPEHGLSYKDWSQIPPQQIRLDELVTTTTVLALDRLLSEDSTFYGDLFPHAVKWRGIIYLEDGLHRAVRAALRNRVVLHARVYDMDMGAPN; encoded by the coding sequence ATGATTTTCAAGGGCGTACGCGACGGCAAGCCGTATCCCGAACACGGATTGTCCTACAAGGATTGGTCTCAGATACCACCGCAGCAGATCCGCCTCGACGAACTGGTCACCACCACGACGGTGCTGGCGCTGGACCGCCTGCTGTCGGAGGATTCCACCTTCTACGGTGACCTTTTCCCGCACGCGGTGAAATGGCGCGGCATCATCTACCTCGAGGACGGACTGCACCGCGCCGTGCGGGCGGCCCTGCGTAACCGGGTCGTGCTGCATGCCCGGGTCTACGACATGGACATGGGGGCGCCGAACTAG
- a CDS encoding SagB family peptide dehydrogenase, whose amino-acid sequence MFASRYPEETRFAFRPGVTCMTTGAGAVLLKPPHSEKLARLSAQQLTALKALNLGPATATELAGAGAQRREIDALIDHLAARGYLAVTACAGGTDLYSLIPFGQPPPRPEPLPDGSTVMSKFTVLHNDSTGLVLENPLGWCDVRIHQPRLLALLGGRAPDCPDLPPTVAAQFIDDLRWAGALVGPDDETSFEAQSWAAPDLWFHRRSTLGQRTVTWDDFGPTKWAKGRFPQPPGRRTPYPGEPIALPIPDLDARRTQDPSLAAVVEDRVTTRAFDDERPINAGQLGELLYRSARTRSTQAVDAGEELLSRPYPAGGGLYELEIYPVVRSVAGLEPGVYHYDSFEHALRPVATADAPATSQLIRPAAATLSGGAEPQVLLVIAARGGRVMWTYEQIAYATILKNVGVLMQTIYLAATAMGLGVCAQGFSDTAAFTAATGVDERQECSVGSIIVGSRIP is encoded by the coding sequence ATGTTCGCCAGCAGATACCCGGAGGAAACGAGATTCGCGTTTCGCCCCGGCGTCACCTGCATGACCACCGGCGCCGGAGCAGTGCTGCTGAAGCCCCCGCACAGTGAAAAGCTGGCCCGGTTGAGCGCCCAGCAGTTGACGGCGCTGAAGGCCCTGAACCTCGGACCGGCGACTGCGACGGAACTGGCGGGGGCCGGTGCCCAGCGTCGTGAGATCGACGCGCTGATCGACCACCTGGCCGCGCGCGGCTATCTCGCCGTCACGGCCTGCGCCGGCGGGACGGATCTGTACTCGCTGATTCCGTTCGGCCAGCCGCCGCCGCGACCCGAACCGCTGCCCGACGGGTCCACAGTGATGTCGAAATTTACTGTGCTGCATAATGATTCAACTGGCCTGGTTCTCGAGAATCCACTGGGCTGGTGTGATGTGCGCATTCACCAGCCGCGATTGCTCGCATTGCTGGGCGGCCGCGCCCCGGACTGCCCCGATCTGCCGCCGACCGTCGCCGCACAGTTCATCGACGACCTGCGCTGGGCCGGGGCGCTGGTAGGTCCGGACGACGAGACGTCGTTCGAGGCGCAGAGCTGGGCCGCACCCGACCTTTGGTTTCATCGGCGCAGCACCCTCGGCCAGCGCACCGTCACATGGGACGACTTCGGTCCGACCAAATGGGCCAAGGGCCGGTTCCCGCAACCACCGGGGCGACGGACGCCCTACCCCGGTGAACCGATCGCACTGCCGATCCCCGACCTGGATGCCCGACGGACTCAGGACCCGTCCCTGGCGGCCGTTGTTGAAGACCGGGTCACCACAAGGGCATTCGACGACGAGCGGCCCATCAACGCCGGGCAGCTCGGCGAATTGCTCTACCGCAGCGCGCGGACGCGTAGCACCCAGGCCGTGGACGCGGGCGAGGAACTGCTGTCCCGGCCCTATCCCGCCGGCGGGGGCCTCTACGAACTGGAGATCTACCCCGTGGTGCGCAGCGTCGCCGGCCTGGAACCCGGCGTCTACCACTACGACTCGTTCGAACACGCACTTCGCCCGGTCGCCACCGCTGATGCGCCCGCCACCTCCCAACTCATCAGGCCGGCCGCGGCGACCCTGTCCGGCGGCGCCGAGCCGCAGGTCCTGCTCGTCATCGCGGCCCGCGGCGGCCGGGTGATGTGGACCTACGAGCAGATCGCCTACGCCACCATCCTCAAGAATGTCGGCGTCCTGATGCAGACGATCTACCTGGCGGCCACCGCCATGGGTCTCGGCGTTTGCGCGCAAGGGTTTTCGGACACCGCGGCATTCACCGCGGCTACCGGAGTCGACGAGCGCCAGGAGTGCAGCGTCGGCAGCATCATCGTCGGCTCGCGCATTCCCTAG